The following are encoded in a window of Vigna unguiculata cultivar IT97K-499-35 chromosome 8, ASM411807v1, whole genome shotgun sequence genomic DNA:
- the LOC114193351 gene encoding alcohol dehydrogenase 1-like, which yields MSTVGQTIKCKAAIAWEAGKPLVIEEVEVAPPQTGEVRLKIHYTSLCHTDVYFWEAKGQTPLFPRIFGHEASGIVESVGEGVTHLQPGDHALPVFTGECGDCVHCKSEESNMCELLRINTDRGVMISDGKSRFSKDGKPIHHFLGTSTFSEYTVLHAGCVAKINPAAPLDKVTVLSCGICTGLGATVNVAKPKPGSSVAIFGLGAVGLAAAEGARICGAKRIIGIDLVPERFEQAKKFGCNEFVNPKDHDKPIQQVIAEMTNGGVDRAVECTGSIQAMVSAFECVHDGWGVAVLVGVPSKDDAFKTAPINFLNERTLKGTFYGNYKPRTDLPGVVEKYLSGELEVDKFITHSVPFTEINKAFDYMLKGESIRCLIRMQD from the exons ATGTCTACTGTTGGCCAGACAATCAAGTGCAAAG CTGCCATTGCATGGGAGGCAGGGAAGCCACTGGTGATTGAAGAAGTAGAGGTGGCGCCACCCCAAACCGGAGAAGTCCGTTTGAAGATCCACTACACCTCCCTTTGCCACACTGATGTTTACTTTTGGGAAGCCAAG GGCCAGACTCCATTGTTTCCTCGTATTTTTGGCCATGAAGCTTCAGG TATTGTTGAGAGCGTTGGCGAGGGTGTCACTCATTTGCAACCAGGAGACCATGCCCTCCCTGTGTTCACAGGAGAGTGTGGGGATTGTGTGCATTGTAAGTCAGAAGAGAGCAACATGTGTGAGCTCCTCAGGATCAACACCGACAGGGGTGTCATGATCAGTGATGGTAAATCAAGGTTCTCTAAGGATGGAAAACCCATTCACCATTTCTTGGGAACCTCCACATTCAGTGAATACACAGTTCTCCACGCAGGATGTGTTGCAAAGATCAACCCAGCTGCTCCACTTGACAAAGTTACTGTTCTCAGTTGTGGAATTTGCACAG GTCTTGGTGCTACTGTTAATGTTGCAAAACCAAAACCTGGTTCCTCTGTTGCCATTTTCGGACTTGGAGCCGTTGGCCTTGCG GCTGCAGAAGGGGCAAGGATTTGTGGTGCTAAAAGAATCATTGGAATTGATTTAGTTCCAGAAAGATTTGAACAAG CTAAGAAGTTTGGTTGTAACGAGTTTGTGAATCCAAAGGATCATGATAAGCCTATTCAACAG GTAATTGCTGAAATGACCAATGGAGGTGTGGACCGGGCTGTTGAATGCACTGGCAGCATCCAGGCCATGGTTTCGGCATTTGAATGTGTCCATGAT GGTTGGGGTGTTGCTGTACTTGTTGGTGTGCCTAGTAAAGATGATGCATTCAAAACTGCTCCTATTAATTTCCTGAATGAGAGGACTCTTAAGGGAACCTTTTATGGCAACTACAAACCACGTACTGATCTTCCTGGTGTTGTGGAAAAGTACCTCAGCGGG GAGCTAGAAGTAGATAAGTTCATCACTCACTCAGTTCCCTTCACAGAGATCAACAAAGCCTTTGATTACATGCTGAAAGGAGAGTCCATTAGGTGTCTTATTCGCATGCAAGACTAA